The Microterricola viridarii nucleotide sequence GACGAGCAAGACGATCAAGTGGGACGGCGACGCCTCCAGCGATCGAGTTAGCTTCCTTGAACTGATGCTCCCCGAGCTCCGCGCCACAGGCTCGATCACTGACGAGGAACGCTTGAATGGGGTCACGCAGCAGCAAGCGGCCGCCCGCCAGCAGCTGAGTGGGGTGCTGCGCGAACTCATTGACCACTACACCGAGGTCGGAAGCGACGCGAAGGTGGCGGAGCTCTGGGAGGAGCGTGGACCGCTGATCACCGAGTCGCTCAGGATCCGTTTGGGATAGAGGCGCGACGGGTCCCGCTTCGGTGCGCGACGGAAGTGGCGACTCCTACTGTGAATCCGTTGTCAACACGGCATCGTGAGCACCCGCCCATCAAGCTGCGAGCCCCCCACGGTGGAAGGAGGCATGCATTAGGGGATTGGGCTCTTTCCGCGGCGTCGGCGCCAATATCGGTGCCACCGAGCTCTAGGTGATGCCTTTGGTTCGGGGCTCGCCTCAACACCCATCGCGCGCGCATTACGGGCCCAAGCTGCCCGCTCGCTGGGGGTGGACGCCACATTCTCTGGGTCGTCGTGCACGCGTTCGACGGGCTCAGCGCGGTGGCGTCGCCACCACTGGCCGCTAGCGTCGCGGAAAAGCACGGTGGTCGCTAGGGCTGGCTGGCCGGGGTGGAACTCGTTGTGCCATGTGAACTCGAAGTATTTGTCGGACTCCGGCTCAATGGCGTCGACCTGGATTGAAAACGTGTCCCAAATCGCGTCATTGCCGCCGTTGACCATCTGCACCTTGATAGGGCCGATTAGCTCTTTGCTCCCGTTGTGGACGACAACGATTGCCTGGATGGCTGGTGCAACCGCGAGCCATCGACCGTGCCCAGGCGTGCTTGTAGGGGAAATTGCGACCCCGCCCCCGCTGGTGCCAATTCCCGCCTTGTCATTCATCGGAAAGTCAGCGCCAGTGTCGTGAAACGTCAGGTCGTCGAGGCGCGAGTACACCAGCCGGGCCTGCTCTTCCCGCTTGATGCGCACGTTGCGGCTGTAGGTATTAGCTGCGATGAGCAACGCAACGAGTCCGCCAATCGTCGCCAGCCAATTGCGCAGCGCATCCCACTCGTTGGACGTAAGTAGTCCCAGAAACCAATCAACCATAGTGATCAAACGCTACCTAGTGGATTCAACTGATCGTCGCAACACCTTGACCCTGGAGGTGTTCCGCAGTGGCGAGGAAAGATTGGATCGCGAAGACGAGCGAGGTGCCCGAGGGTGCGCGACGCCAGTGGCGTGCGGACCGGGCGTTGCGCCCCCCGCTGCGCTCGCCCGGGCGGCCTGAGCCCTCGCGGGCGGTGCAGCGGCAGTTCTGGCGTCTGATCGCGACGGGTATCAACTCAGCCGAGGCCGCACTGAAGGTCGGCGTGTCGGTGCCGGTCGGCGCCCGCTGGTTTCGCCACGCTGGCGGCATGCCGCCGATCTCACTGGCCGAGCCCACCGGCCGTTACCTGTCCTTCGAAGAGCGCGAGGAGATCGCACTGCTGCGCGCCAAGCAGGTGGGCGTGCGGGAGATCGCGCGCAGGATCGGGCGCAACCCCGGGACGGTCTCCCGCGAGCTGCGCCGCAACGCCGCCACCCGGGGCGGGACGCAGGAGTACCGGGCACTGGCGGCGCAGTGGAAGGCGCAGCAGGCGGCGAAGCGCCCGAAGGCCGCGAAGCTCGCGACCAACGACAGGTTGCGGGAGTACGTCCAGGAACACCTCGCCGGAAACGTCCGCCGACCCGACGGGACCATCGTCCTCGGGCCGGAGCCGCCGGCCTGGAAGGGGCTGAACAAGCCGCACCGGCAGGACCGGCGGTGGGCGACCGCGTGGAGTCCGGAGCAGATCTCGCACCGGCTGACGGTCGACTTCCCCGATGATGAGTCCATGCGCATCAGCCACGAGGCGATCTACCAGTCCCTGTTCATCGAGGGGCGTGGCGGGCTCAAACGGGAGCTCGTCACCTGCCTGCGAACCGGCCGTGCGCTCCGGCAACCGCGGGCCCGGGCGCAGAACCGGCCGCACGGGCACGTCACCGCCGACGTCGTGTTCTCCGAGCGCCCCGCGGAGGCCGCGGACCGCGCCGTCCCGGGGCATTGGGAGGGTGACCTGATCATCGGCACCGGCCGGTCCGCGATCGGCACGATCGTCGAACGAAAGAGCCGCTCGACGCTGCTGGTGCACCTGCCGCGGTTGCAGGGCTGGGGTGAGACCCCGCCGGTCAAGAACGGTCCCGCGCTGGGCGGCTACGGCGCGGTCGCGATGAATGCGGCCCTCATCGCGTCGCTGGCGAGGCTGCCCGAGCAGCTCCGCGAAACGCTGACCTGGGATCGCGGCAAGGAGCTCTCCGGGCACGCCCAGTTCGCGCTTGAGACGGGCACGAAGGTGTTCTTCGCGGATCCCCACTCGCCCTGGCAGCGGCCGACGAACGAGAACACGAACGGGTTGCTGCGCCAGTACTTCCCGAAAGGCACAGACCTCTCGCGGTGGTCCGCGGAGGATCTCGAAGCCGTCGCTCTCGCGCTCAACAACCGACCCCGCAAGAGCCTCGGCTGGCGCACTCCCGCCGAGGTGTTTGCCGAGCAGCTACGCTCGTTGCAACAACCCGGTGTTGCAACGACCGATTGAACTCGCCCCTGTCTCTAGGCACGTGAACCGAGGCAAGACGTGAAGTGAACGGATGTATCGGAATGCCTACCCTTTCAGCTAAAGCTCGATGACGCGTCCGCTCTGAAGGAACTCCTGAACGACTAGCGTCGGGCTCTTCAAATCCTTGAATGGGCTCGTCTTCGCGAGGTCCGTGATTGCCTCGAGGAGATCAGCGACCTGCACCGCCGAGTCTTCGCGGTCTGAAATGAGGGCGGCGTCGAGATTGTCGAAGAGCCTGCGGAAGCTCTCGCGGCGCTCATCAAAGGTCTTGTCGAGGGCCGAGAGGAGAAAATCTCGCTGCACATGAATGATCTCAAGCTGGCTCATCTCCCAGGCTTTGATCTCGTCGCGCTTCGTTCGTTCCTGCGCCACGACTGTGACCCACTCGTTTGCGGACGCGACGACAAGTCGGAATGTGTCGACGACCATCGCCGGACTCGGCTTCGGGAGCATTGATGCAATTGCGCTCGGTGTGCTCATGCGTACTTCCTCAGGATCTCGATTGATGCCTCGGTCAGTTCCCCGGATTTGGGGTCGAGGACGGGGGTGTTCAGGACTTCCTTGACCGCGGTGACAAGCTGGTACGCGCGAAGGAACTCCCTTGCGTGTACCGCAGGGTCGAAGTTGAGCGCCTCCAACACGTTGAGGGCGCGCGTCGCCCTGTCGCTCAACTGAGTGAGAACCTCTCGGAGTTCTTCGACGCGCCGCTCGACAGCGCCGAGCATGTCGCGCGCGATTCCGAGACGCTCGATTTCCACCTCCACGTTGGAGACGAACTTCCGCGACCGCGTCTTTGTTCGTGCCCCAACGGCGCCCATCGTCAGGCCGCCGACGAGCAGGGCAGGAACTACAGCCACGAGCCCGAGAACAGCGCCTCCCGCGGCGACACCCCCGCCGCCAGCGGCGAGTGAGCCCCCGCCAAGCCACGCGAGTGTCGCGTTCTGGGCGGCGGCACCCGTAAGCGTGGAGATTGCAGTACCGGTGCTCGCGGAAGCGAATGTGGACACGCCCCATAGTGCCGCCGCAGGCGCGGAAGCTCCTGCGCCAACTGCGCTTGCCAGGCCCCCGATCCCCGCGCTCACATTTTCGACGTTGGCGGCGTACTTCGGAATGTTCGGGACGCGAATGCGTACGCCGTCGACCTTTTTGAAGTTGAGTCGTTTGACAAGGTGTTCGTGCCGTTCGAGCCAGTCGGCAAGGCGCCCGACGTTCTCCTGATGGACGCTGATCATGTACTCGCCGTATCCTCGAACGGTGCGATCCGTTTCCGTGCGCACCGACTCGCAGCCGGCGAGTGCGTCGTCAAGACGCTTGAGCGCGTCCTGTCGCGACTTACGGCCGCCGGAGACGTCAAAGATGCCCTTGGCGCCCACTCCGACAGCGGCAGCAGTTGCCACACCGACGGGAACTAGGACCTTCCATCCCACTTGGCCGATCTTGGGTATGGCCGCAATGGCTGCCTGGAGGATCACGCGCGACTGAACCCCCTCGACTTGCCGTGCATTCCGTTTCTGATCATAGTGCGGAGCACTATCGGCCAGCCCCGAACGGGTTCACGATGGCGTGCGCGCCGTGTTCGGGGCAGGTGAACGCAATCCTGATGCCTTAGTCCTACTCGAACGTCTCGGGCGGCAATCGGCGCCGCAAGCCGGAAATATTCTGTGCTGCGCGTCGGAGTCGGGCTCAAACACTGGCGTACTTCCCAGAGCCATCCAGCGCCGCACAGAGCGTTTGCCGCGACACTCCGAGGTCTCTGGCTGCATTCGCCTTGGGCGCGTCGCAAAAAGGAGGCTCGTGTGCCGCGCCACAGGGATGCAGGGCTACGCCATGATTGGAGCATGCCGAATACGCTCTGGGATCTGCTCGACGACATGTACATTTC carries:
- a CDS encoding IS30 family transposase, translated to MPEGARRQWRADRALRPPLRSPGRPEPSRAVQRQFWRLIATGINSAEAALKVGVSVPVGARWFRHAGGMPPISLAEPTGRYLSFEEREEIALLRAKQVGVREIARRIGRNPGTVSRELRRNAATRGGTQEYRALAAQWKAQQAAKRPKAAKLATNDRLREYVQEHLAGNVRRPDGTIVLGPEPPAWKGLNKPHRQDRRWATAWSPEQISHRLTVDFPDDESMRISHEAIYQSLFIEGRGGLKRELVTCLRTGRALRQPRARAQNRPHGHVTADVVFSERPAEAADRAVPGHWEGDLIIGTGRSAIGTIVERKSRSTLLVHLPRLQGWGETPPVKNGPALGGYGAVAMNAALIASLARLPEQLRETLTWDRGKELSGHAQFALETGTKVFFADPHSPWQRPTNENTNGLLRQYFPKGTDLSRWSAEDLEAVALALNNRPRKSLGWRTPAEVFAEQLRSLQQPGVATTD